A genomic window from Eleginops maclovinus isolate JMC-PN-2008 ecotype Puerto Natales chromosome 9, JC_Emac_rtc_rv5, whole genome shotgun sequence includes:
- the stil gene encoding SCL-interrupting locus protein homolog, which produces MSCPVNFQALPSGVFEAVFTPDNIRRGGTSMNSVTPLSFPKSRLALWDGSPAGEKLCLQLCAHRKPRLVLLEKALRLAQRHARHSNKPSVPCFLLGSVCVDADEEGVTVTLDRFDPGRGQAGPPGRVPSALLPGDVLVPCLFSTQEDASDAVQSEAELHHCFKALQQCVSSRQALELSQLLKVRGHVVLTQQADSAVFVLSWSAVCPSISVEVQPVRSVPIIPTALQRSLSSSSRPPQSSRPQRGFLTMDQTRKLLLLLESDPKASSLPLVGLWLSGVTHIYSPQVWAWCLRFLYSSALQDRVFSESGCFLIVLFSSTHSAPQFFQCRGSGSGAHLDYQLLCGSQFVTLYQQVGVEGRTLQCELTADSRHTETFREAHTSFNRAAGLSVCDQDSGVEDEDLSPRPSPSPHPPCPAGQLTDHTEGLQPSVPELSLLIDSSFSSNQNIRPDPGPAHRPPSDRKSAPPPPGNSSSSSAPRPAALPHLHSTPNSHLQQPCSCCSSNNYNCTSIFSSPELHPAPSSLHHHQTPPLPSTHLHTPSSSRHPTNHTPLLPSSPRLSAPLPESTSHKHHTSPLVAPPFPASSSHFQTPPPSSSLQSNHTPPPSFSDRLSAPLPALSSHHLHHHTSFASPHFPPPSSKFLTPPPSCNNQTPAPSVLLHQTPPAPPSHHLHHNSPPFPPPSSHRLTPPPSSSQPSLPPPSCSPPPPPLPPCACSHPPPSLCCGGDQVGGVDTYQLLLHQDRQLRLLQAQVQMLLEAQGRLQTSHREEETPRSTANIAVGTGASLFWGDPISSPLLHQEVQAPHPSSSSPPPSSSSSSSFKPPSHTDLSVSDHGLGKSDITGQEAACSSPSRHSLSGLQSPVLGESVSMYRPEEEQQNFYQNLMNQLTSRLQESDRALSVVSSSSSSSSSRRRQSGRGDRVLDATVRQLQQLGVNVEEEDLSESNRVTHRTVESSSTLASINPAAVLSRLSVSDPTTSTLFPGGSVDLSLEANAIALRYLSDSQLSRLSLGGHAPPRHSPAPSSNVSLMSPSNMSLATRKYMRRYGLIEEEDGEEEEEEDRSPLTEALNVKLFPQSQLIRDLRPKMQLLAGDAKPAADKENCSSRRPSLTRASSRQTEGSVGNILDLSRLRQLPKLF; this is translated from the exons ATGAGCTGCCCGGTGAACTTCCAGGCTCTTCCGTCCGGAGTGTTTGAGGCTGTTTTCACTCCGGACAACATTAGGAGAGGAGG AACCTCGATGAACTCTGTCACTCCGCTCAGTTTCCCCAAATCCAGATTAGCTCTGTGGGATGGCAGCCCTGCAGGAGAGAAGCTCTGCCTCCAGCTCTGCGctcacag gaaGCCCCGCCTGGTGCTGCTGGAGAAAGCTCTGCGACTGGCTCAGCGTCATGCCCGTCACAGCAACAAGCCCAGCGTCCCGTGTTTCCTCCTGGGCTCGGTGTGTGTGGACGCAG ATGAGGAGGGGGTCACCGTTACTCTAGACCGCTTTGACCCGGGTCGGGGTCAGGCCGGCCCCCCGGGCAGGGTCCCCTCAGCTCTGCTGCCCGGAGACGTCCTGGTCCCCTGCCTGTTCTCCACGCAGGAGGACGCGTCTGACGCTGTCCAATCAGAGGCTGAGCTGCACCATTGCTTCAAG gctctgcagcagtgtgtgagcagcagacagGCTCTGGAGCTGAGTCAGCTGctgaaggtcagaggtcatgtgGTCCTGACTCAGCAGGCTGACTCTGCGGTATTCGTCCTCAGCTGGTCGGCTGTCTGTCCGTCCATCAGCGTGGAGGTGCAGCCGGTGCGCTCCGTGCCCATCATCCCCACCGCGCTGCAGCGgagcctcagcagcagcagccgacCGCCACAGAGCAGCAGGCCTCAGAGAGG gTTTCTGACCATGGATCAGACCAGgaagctgctcctgctgctggagtCTGACCCTAAAGCCTCCAGCCTGCCGCTGGTTGGACT CTGGCTGAGTGGAGTCACTCACATCTACAGCCCTCAGGTGTGGGCCTGGTGTCTCAGGTTCCTCTACAGCTCCGCCCTGCAGGACAG AGTTTTTTCAGAGAGCGGCTGTTTCCTCATCGTTTTGTTCAGCTCCACACACAGCGCTCCTCAGTTCTTCCAGTGTCGAGGATCAGGATCCGGAGCACATCTGGACTACCAGCTGCTGTGCGGCTCGCAGTTTGTCACTCTCTACCAG CAGGTGGGTGTGGAGGGCCGGACGCTGCAGTGTGAGCTGACAGCAGACAGCCGACACACTGAGACCTTCAGAGAGGCTCACACCTCCTTCAACAG AGCTGccggtctgtctgtctgcgaTCAGGACTCTGGAGTCGAGGATGAAGATCTGTCTCCCCGTCCGTCCcccagcccccaccccccctgcccAGCAGGTCAGCTCACAGATCACACAGAAGGCC TTCAGCCGTCGGTCCCTGAACTCTCTCTGCTGATTGACAGCAGCTTCTCCTCCAATCAGAACATCAGGCCGGACCCTGGTCCCGCCCACAGACCTCCATCTGACAGGAagtctgctcctcctccacctggaaactcttcctcctcctcagctcccAGACCTGCTGCTCTTCCTCACCTCCACAGCACCCCCAACTCCCACCTGCAGCAGCCCTGCTCCTGCTGTTCCTCCAACAACTACAACTGTActtccatcttctcctcccCTGAGCTCCACCCTGctccttcctcccttcatcaTCACCaaactcctcctcttccatccACCCATCTCCACACCCCTTCCTCCAGCAGACATCCAACTAATCacactcctcttcttccttcctcccctcgtctctctgctcctcttcctgaATCAACCTCCCATAAACATCACACCTCTCCTCTTGTTGCTCCTCCTTTTCCAGCTTCATCCTCCCATTTCcaaacccctcctccctccagcAGTCTTCAATCTAAtcacactcctcctccttccttctccgACCGActttcagctcctcttcctgctctgtcctcccatcatcttcatcatcacacCTCTTTTGCTTCTCCTCAttttcctcctccatcatccAAGTTCCtcactcctcctccctcctgcaaCAATCAGACTCCTGCGCCTTCAGTCTTACTTCATCAAACTCCTCCTGCTCCACCCtcacatcatcttcatcacaattcacctccctttcctcccccaTCCTCCCACCGcctcacccctcctccctccagcAGCCaaccttctcttcctcctccctcctgctctcctcctcctcctcctcttcctccctgtgcTTGCAGccaccctcctccctccctgtgcTGTGGAGGAGATCAGGTGGGGGGGGTGGACACTTACCAGCTGCTCCTCCATCAGGACCGGCAGCTGCGCCTCCTGCAAGCTCAG GTTCAAATGCTGCTGGAGGCTCAAGGGAGACTGCAGACCtcccacagagaggaggagacgcCAAGGAGCACCGCCAACATCGCCGTGGGGACAG GTGCCAGTCTGTTCTGGGGGGATCCCATCTCGTCTCCCCTCCTTCATCAGGAGGTTCAGGCTCCTCACCCTTCCTCATCAtcacctcccccctcctcctcctcctcctcctcatttaaACCCCCCTCACACACTGACCTTTCCGTAAGTGATCATGGACTTGGGAAAAGTGACATCACAGGTCAGGAGGCCGcctgctcctccccctcccGACATAG CCTCAGCGGCCTGCAGAGCCCGGTTCTGGGGGAGAGTGTGAGCATGTACCGCcctgaggaggagcagcagaactTCTACCAGAACCTCATG AATCAGCTGACCAGCCGGCTGCAGGAGTCAGACA GAGCCTTGTCTGTGgtttcctcctcgtcttcctcttcttcctccaggaGGAGGCAGAGTGGGCGGGGGGACCGGGTGCTGGATGCCACAGTGAGGCAGTTGCAGCAACTCGGAGTGAACGTGGAGGAGGAAGATCTGAGCGAGTCCAACCGAGTTACTCACAGAACCGTGGAGAGCAGCAG CACCCTGGCGAGCATCAACCCGGCGGCGGTTCTGTCCCGCCTCAGCGTCTCCGACCCGACAACGAGCACTCTGTTCCCGGGCGGCAGCGTGGACCTGAGTCTGGAGGCGAACGCCATTGCTCTGCGTTACCTGAGCGACTCTCAGCTCAGCAGGCTTTCTCTGGGAGGTCACGCCCCCCCACGCCACAGCCCTGCCCCCTCCTCCAACGTCTCCCTGATGTCGCCTAGCAACATGTCCCTCGCCACCAGAAAGTACATGAGGAGGTACGGGCTGATCGAGGAGGAGGAtggcgaggaagaggaggaggaagatcgTTCACCGCTGACCGAAGCTCTGAACGTGAAGCTCTTCCCACAGAGTCAGCTGATCAGGGACCTGCGGCCCAAAATGCAGCTGTTAGCCGGGGATGCTAAACCCGCCGCCGACAAGGAGAACTGCTCCAGCAGGCGGCCATCTTTGACTAGGGCGAGCAGCCGTCAGACAGAGGGGTCAGTCGGGAACATCCTGGACCTGAGCCGCCTCCGACAGCTGCCCAAACTCTTCTGA